One Novipirellula caenicola genomic window carries:
- a CDS encoding A24 family peptidase has protein sequence MDTLFHSVVDHWIVWFVTIVLVVAAVIDGAILKVPNWLTFPFIISGWVYWTISAGFGGLGYSLLGTFVGMMLLLVLRNVGGMGAGDVKLLAGVGAWLGTVNTLWAFAYTAIVGGVMAAIMIMASGNWFKHYAMARQILEEWKTVRTPAKLAEIARERKPTMKLLPYGIPMAIGSIAYFAIAGLLV, from the coding sequence ATGGATACTTTGTTTCACTCAGTCGTTGACCACTGGATCGTCTGGTTTGTTACGATCGTACTTGTTGTTGCTGCCGTCATCGACGGTGCCATTTTGAAGGTGCCAAATTGGTTGACCTTTCCCTTCATCATCAGCGGTTGGGTCTACTGGACCATCTCGGCTGGTTTCGGAGGATTGGGTTACAGCTTGCTAGGAACCTTCGTCGGCATGATGCTGCTGCTCGTGCTCCGCAATGTTGGTGGAATGGGAGCCGGAGACGTCAAACTGCTCGCCGGTGTGGGCGCATGGCTTGGTACGGTCAATACATTGTGGGCGTTTGCCTACACCGCGATCGTGGGTGGGGTGATGGCCGCCATCATGATCATGGCGAGTGGCAATTGGTTCAAACACTACGCAATGGCTCGGCAGATCCTCGAAGAGTGGAAAACTGTGCGAACTCCTGCGAAGCTTGCCGAGATCGCTCGCGAGCGAAAACCCACCATGAAGTTGTTGCCTTACGGAATCCCAATGGCAATCGGTTCGATCGCTTACTTCGCGATCGCTGGTTTGTTGGTCTAA
- a CDS encoding Flp family type IVb pilin — MKNFATSIVNFLKEEDGPTAVEYAVMLALIIVVCLVSVGSIGTAANTKFEAVGTAISGGGS; from the coding sequence ATGAAGAATTTCGCTACCAGTATCGTAAACTTCCTGAAAGAAGAAGATGGCCCAACTGCAGTTGAGTACGCAGTTATGTTGGCTTTGATCATCGTCGTTTGTTTGGTTTCGGTCGGTTCGATCGGAACCGCTGCGAACACCAAGTTCGAAGCTGTTGGTACCGCCATCTCGGGCGGTGGATCCTAG
- a CDS encoding Hpt domain-containing protein, whose translation MDESQSPSHDWRAQLSGHAGDHKETLIAISDAFLEEVPMLIERIRAAAASGDSRTLRTAAHTLKSCFRYVASDEDINAAAQVEKDADSPGKVTQQQIDHLDQLGKDWCQRVSRLKAETARSM comes from the coding sequence ATGGACGAATCACAATCACCATCACACGATTGGCGGGCTCAGCTGAGCGGACATGCCGGCGATCACAAAGAAACCTTGATTGCGATCAGCGATGCGTTTCTTGAAGAAGTGCCGATGCTGATCGAGCGAATTCGAGCGGCAGCCGCCTCGGGCGACTCGCGAACGTTGCGAACCGCGGCGCATACGCTCAAGTCGTGCTTTCGCTATGTCGCCAGCGACGAGGATATCAATGCGGCGGCCCAAGTCGAAAAGGACGCCGATTCGCCGGGCAAAGTCACCCAGCAGCAGATCGATCATCTCGATCAATTGGGCAAAGATTGGTGCCAACGCGTGTCCCGGCTTAAAGCCGAAACCGCCCGCTCGATGTAA